In the genome of Labeo rohita strain BAU-BD-2019 chromosome 2, IGBB_LRoh.1.0, whole genome shotgun sequence, the window atagatagatagaaatagaaagtacttattttaaattgtaataatatttcacaatattactgtatttttttgtaagattactgtattttactgcagttttaaacaaatatatacagcTTGTGAGTAAGACAtcttttgaaaacattaaaaaaactattattccAAACTTGAAGGGTATATAGGGAGTgattttgtgtatatattgtgGCGGTACCTGTACAGATATGAGTTGTATTCTGTGTCTCTCCTCTTCTGTCCTCATGTAGACATGTCTCTATTTCTCCAGGAAAACCAATGGTCATTGCAGTGGATGGAGGCCTGGAAAAGTCAAAAATGTGTCTATGAAAAACACATAAACTTACAAAAACATAGCCAATCATCAAAGTAAGACTCCTGCATATACAAAATCACATAATATACAATATGATATTATTAACTTACTAACAGTAATGTTCTTAcaaaactacactaccagtcaaatgtttttaaacagtaatatttttaatgtttttttctctcttctgtgcaccaagcctgcatttatttgatccaaagtacagcaaaaacagtaaaattataaaatatttttaccattttaaataactgttttgctttttattttaatatatattttaaaatataatttattcatgtgatttcaaagctgaatttctagcatcattattccagtcacatgatccttcagaaattattctaatatgtactcaactattttaaatattgataataataataataataataataataataatgtttcttgaatagcaaatcagcatattagaatgatttctaaaggatcatgtgacactaaagactggagtaatgatgctgataatgtagctttgatcacaagaataaattacattttaaaatatatatttaaatacaaagcagtcattttaaatagtaaaaatatttcacaatattactgcatttgctgtattttggatcaaataaatgcaggcttggtgagcagaagagacctctttaaaaatattcaaaaacttttgactggtagtatatattaaaactaatttatttaaaatcctaATTATTTAAAATCCTAACTCTTTACTTAAGAGCCTTaatatttagagaaaaaaagaatggatgcattaaaatatctgatttggtgtttcacaaaagaaagtcTGTCATACAGGTCTAAAAAAAAGGCTGAGTACATGATGACTGAAAGTGAATTATTCTAAGCTGAACAAGCTGAACCAATCTTATTTCTAGAGAAGAAATAATCTATAAAACACAGATTTGAGAGGGATATTAATCCATAAAGTACTAATCTGGCATTAAATGTTTCACGGTTTTCTCAGTTTAGCATTTCTAAAACTGACAGTGACATAAAACTATGACGCACTAGTCAGAGCTAAAAGCACTTGAGGCGCAGTATGAGCACTCCCACACAAACAAACCCCCCGATAACACTTCTGGAGGCcacgcaaacacacactcaccgGGAAACACCACCAAACGCTTTGATTTATGTGTACGTATGACTATTTTTGACAACCATCCACGGTGAAGGGATGATACAGCTCTCACTAGAGCATGATTCATACATCTGTGACGATAGAAGTGGctgtaaaaacacacaagtcTTTTCATGGTGTTTTATTTGTCACTCATTTCAGTTGCTAATCCACTGTCAGAACACTGcatgtgttgttttaataaGAGATTGCATGCCAGCTCGCTTACATAACAGGAAGCACACCTTTCACTGATTCTGGGTGCAGTGTGAGATGAGAAATATTACCCCCTTTAAATGTCAGGATAAATGTCAACTATTTCAACATTCAcgcaaacacatgcacacaaatacTCCAGTCTGAAACCACACCAGCTATAAACAGCTTTAAACACTAGTCTATCTGAATAAAAACAGCAGCAACATGAACAGATAAAGCATTGAAAAAAGAATcagtaaatgtaattttctatTACTAATAACCTTCCTATTACGAGTGTTGAATAATGCAACATTTTCCATTGTAAAATGCTGAAGCCATTCTGAAATCTTTCTAAcacgctgatttgctgctcagtaaacatttattattatttacagtattaaaaacaattgtgctgcttaacacgtgaaaactgtgatacatCTTATTTAGAATTCTtcagtctttactgtcacttttgatcaatttaattgaATGAAAACAGAATTACTTTCAAACATAAACCTTACTGCTTACTTTAGAATGGTTGTGTAAACTTGCCACCTTAACTAATAATTAGAGGACTCAAGCTACAGACACTGGAAAAAAGAAGAAGGAAAAAGAAGAAACACTTCTGCATCTGTATCACCTCTGCTTTGACTAAGCATCACCAGGAAGTGGTTCAACCAGACTTCCTGTCTTCATGTGGTGTCAGACTAAACGCATTTCGCTACATAAAAACGCAGAGACACGCGAACAAATACAAAGGCATCATGGCAGCTGTGTCTGCTATTGTTGCACAGTTTCAAGGACATTCTGAGCTGCTGAGTTATTCTGTGACATGAGCGACAATCCTACTGAGAGCTGGTTTGGTACTAGTCTTCTGGCAAAACTTAGCCACCGAGACTGCTTAACCAGCAAGGTGTTTCTATCTCACTTGTTACACTTAAATAAACCAGGTTGTGTCACACTGGAGACCAGCAGTCAAAACATatgcagttgttgttttttttttttaagaatgatGCAGATTTCAATTAGAATATGAAATCTAAAATGttcataataaaagaaaaattaagagaCAACTTACGTTTTAAAGCAAGGATCACCCGACATTAGCTGCATACTGATTATCAcctagagaaagagagaaatggtgaatatttacatacagtataaGATATAGCAGATTGTATATTTCAATAATACCGTGcccttaaaacattaaatacatcagATATTGGAGAATTATTtggtaaattatattttcatgaaGGATATAAACATAGCTTTAGAAATTTGATTGGCTCGGCCACAATATACACGCAAATTAAtcaattaacataaaaaataacgattaatcacaattaatcacaaacaaaataaaactttgagtttgcctaatatgtgtgtgtactgtgtgtaattattgggaatatataaatacaaacagattcatgcataaatgtaagaaatatttacaagtatatgtatttattatattttatatatatatatatatatatatatatatatatatatataattatttttttaatataaatgtatttatatatacattaataattacacagtacacacacatttattaggcaaactcaaacttttgttttgtatgagattaatcacgattaatcgtttgacagccctaattaaaatCTACCTttgattcatatttaatattttgaatatatcatattaaatatattactattttgaaataatgatgatgattattaatGTGAGTACTACTGCTGAGTGTTACTTTTAAGGTCCCAACAAATGACGACATTTATCAGTAAAcccaatatttgaaaaattaaaaagtttactTATACTAATATGTTTAATTGTCTGAAAATGAAgaacaaatttttaattattgttacttCTGCTTTTGAACTcaattacaacttaaaatataattttaaaattaaaatacaacatatgcaattcattattataaataataattataataacaatagtaattaatattaataatgtgtttttcataataattctttacactgatttttttattattaataacaacaacaaacacaacacGCACAacattcttaataataataataataataataattcacttGCGAGAACCATTTTTGGCTGTTATTGTTTTGACGGGCCCAATTACCAGCAATCCCAACATAAAAGATGCAAAAGAAAGAAtgtaaatattgcaaaaaaacacCCCGTCccttatacactgtaaaacaacTGTGATGCATCACATGGCTTGTTTCTATAATAAACGTATAAATACAACAACGCATATGTGTTTGACTGTTAACAGACTGCAGTGACGCATGTTAAAAGGGTCTGGTCATGTGTGTGGCTCTCTACAGCTATAAATGTGCAGGCCTGTGGAATTTTGGGTGCTCTCTGCAGAGCTCCAGGCGGAGGTGGAAGGATACAGGGTTGTGGAATTCTGGGGGCGCTGTGAACAGCTCTAGGCTTAGGTGGGGGTTGTGAATTGGAAAACACAGCTCAACGCAGGCTGGAGCATGCCACACATAACCCACATGAAGCGGAACATGAAGTAACACAACACCATACACAGATCTGAGGAGACACGCCCCTCACCCGCCCCCCTAGCAACAGCATGTTTATGGTATAAATAAACGAAAGAATAAAATACAGAGGGCATGTGATCTTAAGACAAAGGGGACAACTGTGCATATTCATTAGTAAGTTGTTCTGCTATAtacgtgtgtctgtgtgtgtgtgtgtgtgtatgcaccTTCAGCATAGAGTTGTCCTGACGCGTGTTTTTGGTGTTGTACCCCTCCAATAGACAGCGCCGTGTGGTGCTTCCTGAACCGGCAAACTCAGCCAAGTTTAAATCAGCAAAGCCAAGCTGTGTGGTACACACACAGTGTATCAGTGCCAGTGATCTGATAGAAAAAGTCTTCATAATCCATGGATAAACTGAGCTTACCTTTGCAAATGTCTTTCCACCCTTGAGctcctttataaaaaaaattgaaaaatcaaaaattaaaaaaaaaaaaaaaatcaaaatttgagtCAAAAACCTCACCCAGTCCAACGACATTcgcacaaaaacacactcaagTATTTATGTTTAGAGCAGCATTTAAGAATTAGAGTGTTAAATCATACCTTTCTTACAGATACCCGGAAAACGCATGGATCCAACACGCCTGTCCCCGCATTAGCACTCATCTTGCATAAAAAGGAGAATCTTTTCTTCCATTTAACACAATTCACAAGAACTGGCTCTCTGCagaagaaaccacaagaaagaTAATGTAGATACTGtagagaaacagacagacagataaaacgacagacagataaaaaggccgacagacagacagatacagacagacaaatagatgaTAAAATGACAGCCAGACTGAAAGAcagataaaacaacagaatgacagacagatagatagacagacaaacagacaaacagttaaaacaacagaatgacatacagatagatagacagacagcgagacaaacagacagatgataAAATGACAgccagacagaaagacagataggcagttagaatgacagaatgacagacaaaaagacagacagacagacaaacagcgAGACAGATAGTTAAaacgacagaatgacagacagacagacagacagcgaGACAGACAGTgagacaaaaagacagacagacagaaagacacaaacaaacagacagacagcgAGACAGACAGTTAAaacgacagaatgacagatagatgataaaatgacagaaagacagccagccagccagccagttaaaatgacagaatgacagacagacagacagacagatagatagaatgacagacagacagatagacagatgataaaATGACAGCCAGACAGATAAaacgacagaatgacagacagacagatagacagacagacagacagatagacacagACATATAGAtgataaaatgacagacagacagacagatagatagatagatatatagatagatagataagaaagacagagacagacagaaagtttaaattaaaaaaaaaaaacttcacaaaTACAAACGGTATATAGTGTTTACTGTCTTCGCCCCAACACAAAAGAAATTCTCTATAAGATCTGTCATTAGCGCTGTTATTAGGGAAAGTGATTTAGAAAAGGCATTTGTCAAGGGAGATTTGAATCAGAAGGCACATTACAGAAATGTCTACAGGGAGAGGATTAGTTTGTTACAGTGTCTGTTATGTCATATTTGTTCTGGTTGTGAAAGACTGTGCTTTCCGTAATGAATATTTCTGCTTCCTTCTGGTTTTGTACGTGTTTGggctgtactgtactgtactgtgctGTTCAAAAAGCttttcccttgtttgtcctgaaatcACACAATAATGCCCAGTAAACCTTCGTCTGTGGCGTTTATGAGGAGGAACGTCAGGCATTCCGACAGATATGGAATGTAACCGTTTTGTAAAATGCACACTGTTGCCACAGCAAGTCCAGCCATGACGGTTAGAGGAAGGAAAGCATTTGCTAATCAGACACTGCCCACTTTTGCCGACCTGTTGAGTTCAGTGTAGAGCAAAGCCCCTCTCATTCGCCCCCTGGCCCCTACCAAAATACACGTTACTCCTTATAAAGAACGATCTGCACTATTTCATTAAACGAGTCTAGGTTAGTTGAGCCAAAAGTGAAAATGACAGCACATGAACATCAAAAAGCCTCTAGTCATCTCTAACTCATTCACAATTAGTCAGGGAAGCTATATATCACTTATTTCAAGATTAAAAAGGCTTGATGTTCCTAATCACTCATAGCATACAACCTATTCAGCCACGGAAACAaatttattaacataatttaacattacatgaacattttaaatgttaaataattgtataaaaatgtccaaatttatgaaataagattaaaaaaattaagtaaaataaaatacataattgatTTGCATTTGTCTCACCTCGAAGACTCATCTGAAAAGCCTCCGTCCGTCAGTCGAACCTTGCAGAACAGAACTCCGTTCACATACGGGACAGATGACAGCTCCTCCACCTCCACATCTACTTTAAACTTAAACCTCTTCTTTTTCATCATGATGAAAGCCATTGATCGAATATGTGGAGGACGACAGATTTGCTGTTATACTCCACGAATGGGACTTCAGGAGAAGAACCCAAACGCTTTCTCGCGCCTCAGAGTTGTTTGAGTCGGCGTGTGCGCGCAGGACGGTTTTTTAAACGCTGCTGTGTGAACTGCGTTGAACTGACGACGGacgattttaaaataaaagtccatCCAAATGTTTTGGAAAGGATATTTTATGCTCACAATAAGacagaataaatatataatattatttataaattaattatatgtattttatagtatatatgtattgtttatttatctatttatttatttaaagttattttatattttttatggcttttatggcttataaaatatgatatagCAGAATATTAAGCTACTCAAGGAGGGGAAAAACACTTCAGATTTGGCGCACATGCTAATatttatatggccaaaaaacatattatatcaACATAACTGATTTACATCGGATATCCTAAAAAGATGTATAACACTATAGCAGACtacttacaaaatgcatataGATATTGGTTGTAATTCTATATCTCTCAATAATAAGTAATTAAGCCGCCTTAAAAAACTTGAAGAATGAACAATTTGATGAAGAGAAAAAATGAAGAGCTTATTTgcaaaaatttttttatatttgcaaaaatgatgtttttattgtgttagttagctgttaGCTGTTAGTTTTTtactttctaaataaataacccagctgcagtttgattgagattaattggaatgcacaatgaaaaaacatgatttttttaaaaaaaaaaaccggagttatatgtttttgcaaacaaactcttcaaatatcggcattattttattatatatggtttatttttgtatataatttttgtatttgtgatcttagttttaaaagtatatttgtattataattataactttttataattataatttattataatttacatgcaatataatttcatagaatatttttagaatataagaataattttatttatctatgtgcttacgttatattaatatttttgtatatatttgtatttttcacttTGTATAAATACTGTGTATGTAAACCCAAAGAGGGCTTTTGTGGAAGTCTTGAAGACTGATGtcttccaaaaagaaaaaaaaaaaagtatggtcTTGGAGAGCCCCTACTGGTCGATCCTGTATATTACCACTCTGCTGTTTATAAGCGTCTTTTTCTATTGGCCTCCATAAACACTGCTTAATCCTAATTTTGATATGCCTGATTTTGAATCCCAGTGTTTCTAACACgagacacagatagatagataaaagaaaaaataattttatatgaaGCAACGGTATGGCTATACTTTATGACTTTGATCTTTGTTGTCTAATCGGGGATGAGAACATGATAGAAAGATgacattttaagaaataatacaatacagtTAATCACATATCGTAATAGCAGCAATGAAAAGTTGAAGATTTGAAGCTGATACTGTAGTTTATTAGACCAGACTATTTCGCTGAATTGTTAATTATTCCAACATTACAATATACGCTATATAAAGCTATAACTCATGTCGACAATATGTACAATTAagcaaaatacataatataaatacagtttaaaacattATGTACAATGCTGCGAGGGGCATAAGGAAAAGAATataagatatataaataaagtttgCATGAATAGTTAGTAGCAAACACATGCAGTATGCTGTTTCATACAAAATTTATTGTTGTGCACTTACTctcttaaattatatttattgctaAATCAAATTTCTGGCTGAGAGTTGATGTGAGCAAACAATAGTCCGCCAGAGGGAGACAATTTATCACGAAAGCATCTAACCTGTGAACACAGATTACCGCGTCGCTATCTGacatcaaacttaaaaaaaaaaaaaacaaaaagaaaatatatcagtaaattgggtgattttaattttaaataacgaattgattttacagaaatattagcAGTAGTCAGTTACAGTGTGGTTCAACATTAAAACACTAACAATAAAACGATTGCTGTAGAGAACACATGTAAAAACGAAAATGACTTCGTTCTagctgcttttaaaaactctcAAAACCAATCACAATCgccaaaaaataattatgaactTTCATCGGCCAATCAGAAGCGTTGTTACAAAAGCTTACCTCTACTTCCGCATCAGCCTCGTTAGCGCAGTAGGTAGCGCGTCAGTCTCATAATCTGAAGGTCGTGAGTTCGATCCTCACACGGGGCAGGTTGTGTTTTGGCATGATTTCAGAATTACTAGATTGTTACCGGATCATACTGTGAATATCTCACTAACGCCATTTAAATAGTTGAGGGAAATCTATGACTGAATTATGCTTTGCGAAGTGCAGTCTAACGCTGCAGTGACAATAATGTACAGTGCATATTACTGTACGTTGTTGCCACTGCAGTGTTAGACTGCAATCATGCCAATAAAGTAAGCCACgaaacagcaacacaacatataaaatatacaataaaatatttaaaaatcatcattactccaatcttcagtgtcacatgatccttcagaaatcattctaatatactgatttgctgctcaaaacaatttattattattatcaatatttaaagcagttgagtacattgttttctttgatgaatagaaagatccaaagatcagcatttatcaagCCTTTGTAACAATATAGACCAAAAAAGGTTAGAGTGAGTATATATtcttttttggggaaaaaacacagaaattaatacttttatttagcaaggttgctttaaatggatcACAAGTgataataaacacatttataatgttacaaaatatttctatttcagataaatgctgttcttctgaactttctattcatcaaagaaacctgaaacaattctactcagctgttctACTCTGCTACATcgtcatcgtcatcatcatcatcatcatgatcatcataaatgtgttttgagcagcaaatcattagaatgatttctgaaggatcatgtgacaggagtaatgatgctaaaaattcagctttgaaatcaaggaattaattacattttaaaatatattcaaatagaatatttcaaaatggtactgtttttgctgtactttggatcaaataaatacaggcttggtgagcagaagagacttctttcacaaaaagaagaaaaaaagcatcacaaatcctactgttcaaaa includes:
- the eeig2a gene encoding protein FAM102B encodes the protein MAFIMMKKKRFKFKVDVEVEELSSVPYVNGVLFCKVRLTDGGFSDESSREPVLVNCVKWKKRFSFLCKMSANAGTGVLDPCVFRVSVRKELKGGKTFAKLGFADLNLAEFAGSGSTTRRCLLEGYNTKNTRQDNSMLKVIISMQLMSGDPCFKTPPSTAMTIGFPGEIETCLHEDRRGETQNTTHICTENPGKIGFSHGSVPDELGKSGHSRTASYASQQSKFSGYSTGHSRSSSLTEFSHRRNLSVGSASTGIGSLPEPSEDRESRTQACTPLPHHLVTPSHSGIIANRHPVKQDSVESQLKRVDATRVDADDIIETILQGKDFSRSILDSSNEEEGLRLFVGPGGSTALGSQHTRVGAGAFEQVVIKR